In Aulosira sp. FACHB-615, the following are encoded in one genomic region:
- a CDS encoding ATP-binding protein — MSSLFPKALKISQSKPTPSTQLPNIRTPLILIACTLAIGIVGWTSYLVVRKLIIQQLQEKALLQVRQGTDEIDQWLAICSTTIQTIANTDAARSLNWKLIEPLLESEVKRTDDFFKISLSLPDGYYYNTEVGKSNTTNSDRDFIQKALAGETNISDPFVSRTTGIPSVAIAAPIRQSYDFKSPPIAVINGSLKVHRITQVVNKLRYGNLSYAFALNSQGEPIIHPQVMSTKEKPAPSFLKSTDSSLAELARRMVNKEERIELMSIDGTYQYVAYVHLKQANWSIALVIPRENIESQLQALNLLTSILGGLLAIGTIIAWRQIQLSQKAKIQVVMLSQQQKTLQQQAQDLEQALQELKQTQAQLIQAEKMSSLSQLVAGVAHEINNPISFIYSNIEPAQEYIADLLRFLELYQHHYPEPVAEIQDEAETLELDFLKEDLPNLLNSMKVGAERIKQIVLSLRNFSRLDEAEMKLVNIHEGIDSTLMFLQSQLKATPNHPEIVVIKEYTDLPLVECYAGELNQVFISLLTNAIDAIQESFVNLSPTQDRRTGKIYIKTELTANQQVIIRIIDNGIGISESSQKQLFNPFFTTKPVGKGTGLALSISYQIVTEKHQGKLECHSTVGKGTEFVIILPISQESLLAA; from the coding sequence ATGTCCTCTTTATTTCCCAAAGCCCTCAAAATTAGCCAATCCAAACCCACTCCCAGCACACAACTACCTAATATTAGAACCCCACTAATTTTGATTGCTTGTACATTAGCAATAGGTATTGTTGGTTGGACTAGCTACTTGGTAGTTAGAAAGTTAATTATTCAACAACTTCAAGAAAAAGCCCTATTACAAGTCCGCCAAGGAACAGATGAGATTGATCAGTGGTTAGCGATTTGCTCTACCACAATTCAAACTATTGCGAATACAGATGCCGCCCGTTCCTTAAATTGGAAATTGATTGAACCATTGTTAGAGTCAGAAGTGAAGCGCACTGATGATTTCTTTAAAATTTCACTCTCACTACCTGACGGTTATTATTACAACACTGAGGTAGGTAAAAGCAACACCACAAATAGCGATCGCGATTTTATTCAAAAAGCATTAGCAGGAGAAACAAATATATCAGATCCCTTTGTCAGTAGGACTACAGGTATTCCTTCTGTTGCAATTGCTGCGCCTATCCGTCAAAGTTACGATTTTAAAAGTCCTCCCATTGCCGTGATTAACGGTAGCTTAAAAGTACACAGAATTACTCAAGTAGTCAACAAACTGCGTTACGGTAATTTGAGTTATGCCTTTGCACTTAACTCTCAGGGAGAACCAATTATTCATCCGCAAGTGATGTCAACCAAAGAAAAACCTGCTCCCAGTTTTCTCAAATCAACCGACTCTAGCTTGGCGGAACTAGCTCGGCGGATGGTAAACAAAGAGGAAAGAATTGAATTGATGTCTATTGACGGGACTTACCAATATGTTGCTTATGTTCATCTCAAACAAGCCAATTGGTCAATTGCTTTAGTTATCCCGCGAGAAAATATCGAATCTCAACTCCAAGCACTAAATTTACTAACTTCAATATTAGGTGGACTGCTGGCGATAGGAACAATTATCGCTTGGCGACAAATACAACTATCTCAAAAAGCGAAAATTCAAGTTGTGATGCTCAGTCAACAACAAAAAACATTACAACAACAAGCACAAGATTTAGAGCAAGCCTTACAAGAATTAAAACAAACTCAAGCTCAGTTGATTCAAGCTGAAAAAATGTCTAGTTTAAGTCAATTAGTTGCCGGAGTAGCCCACGAAATTAACAACCCAATCAGTTTTATTTATAGTAATATTGAACCCGCCCAAGAATATATTGCAGACTTACTCAGATTTTTAGAACTTTATCAACATCACTATCCCGAACCAGTAGCAGAAATTCAAGATGAAGCAGAAACCCTTGAATTGGATTTCTTGAAAGAAGACTTGCCAAATTTACTCAATTCGATGAAAGTTGGGGCTGAAAGAATTAAACAAATTGTGCTGTCTCTGCGGAATTTTTCTCGCTTAGATGAGGCAGAAATGAAACTGGTTAATATCCATGAAGGTATTGATAGTACACTCATGTTTTTACAAAGCCAACTCAAAGCGACACCAAACCATCCAGAAATTGTAGTTATCAAGGAATATACTGATTTACCACTGGTAGAATGCTATGCAGGAGAACTGAATCAGGTGTTTATTAGTTTGCTGACAAATGCGATTGATGCTATACAAGAGTCTTTTGTTAATTTGTCGCCAACTCAAGACAGACGTACAGGCAAAATTTACATTAAAACTGAACTTACTGCTAATCAACAAGTCATTATTCGCATTATTGATAATGGAATTGGGATTTCTGAAAGTTCACAAAAGCAACTATTTAATCCCTTTTTTACTACTAAACCTGTTGGCAAAGGTACAGGTTTGGCTTTATCTATTAGTTATCAGATTGTGACTGAAAAACATCAGGGGAAATTGGAATGTCATTCTACTGTCGGTAAAGGTACAGAATTTGTAATTATACTTCCAATTAGTCAGGAAAGCTTGCTGGCGGCTTGA